The genomic region GATTGTCGTCGGCTCATTTGAGTGTTGATGTTTGGAATTTCTCTGGTGCTTGGTGCTTGGATTTTGGAGCTTCCCCATAGAAAACTTTCCATAACACCAATCCCTTCGCCGGTGCGGTCATGCCTGCCGCGCGACGATCTTTGCTGGCCAGGATTTTTTTTATGTCATCCACCGCAATCTTTCCTTGCCCCACCTGCACAAGCGTTCCCACGATGCCGCGGCACATCTTGTAGAGAAACCCGTCGCCCTCGATGAAAAACGTGAGCAGCGGGCCGCTCTTCCTGATCTCGCAACGCGTCAACGTCCGCACGGTGGATTCCATCGTGTAGTTGCGAGTGCCGGCGAAGGATTTGAAATCGTGCCGCCCGACAAACAGCGGCGCCGCCGCGCGCATCGCCGCCAGATTCAACGGGCGCGGCAAGTGCCACGCCGTGTGACGCAGCAGCGGGTTCATCGCGGGATGGTTCCAGACGAAGTAGCGGTATTGCTTGCCGGCGGCGTCGAAGCGCGCGTGGAATTCTGCGGGCGTGCGGCGGGCGGAGATCACCCGGATGTCCGCCGGCAGCCAGGCGTTGAGCGCGAGCGCGAGCTTGGCGTTG from Verrucomicrobiota bacterium harbors:
- the truA gene encoding tRNA pseudouridine(38-40) synthase TruA encodes the protein MKRDRTLFTFHVSRTTMIKFKLTIGYDGTAYQGWQVQKTGTGVQEKIEAALAKLFPSRPRVHGSSRTDTGVHALGMVAHFEAPRAEFQMSNAKLALALNAWLPADIRVISARRTPAEFHARFDAAGKQYRYFVWNHPAMNPLLRHTAWHLPRPLNLAAMRAAAPLFVGRHDFKSFAGTRNYTMESTVRTLTRCEIRKSGPLLTFFIEGDGFLYKMCRGIVGTLVQVGQGKIAVDDIKKILASKDRRAAGMTAPAKGLVLWKVFYGEAPKSKHQAPEKFQTSTLK